The stretch of DNA CTCTACCTATTGGTAAGGTTTGTACATAATTATAAAACAAAATACATTCCTcaatttccgtgatttgtttatctttgattttgAAAGACAAGTGGACAATAATGGACGTAAAAGATCAAATTACATTAGAaacatctataaaatataattaaaaggctaccctaaattgactaataaacgccacgtagacaaagccacgtaggatccaaaaatgccacgtaaatgccacgtaaatgtgagcatcaaaactcattgccacgtaattgtcttattttatagatttaattcACTGTTCTATagattaatttaatttatgtaacccttacaaatttacatcaaaatttcataatttataatcaatattgacattttaattgaacttttgtaattaaaacatgttaataaatgtcataatttataattaaaattgacattttaattgaaattttgttaataaaacatgttaataaattaaaacttttcatattacttaacatgcacccaccatttttattaacactttttcatgtttaattaatttttttaattaaatattataataaatcgattaaaactcttcataattcttaacacccaccaaattaaataaaatttcttcctatctaattaatttttataatataatatgttaataaattgattagattttttatactacttaatacccataattttcattaacattttttcctatttaattcacctcttgaaTTGCtcagcaatcaattatctaatttaataataccacaaaataaattaaaaataaaattaaaatatgggagtcTATGATTGTGTgatggctataaaacctataatacctatgatagtttctattcacaatatttatttaaaatctattgctcatttgcccatgagtttctaagttgtggattatattttatggtttaatatatttatttgattatagagagtgtattgagtattgttgttattatgtccaataaagtatattttaatttgttatgttattggttttataaatcctttgatttatatttaaattcatgtttttcatttggtttaatttcaatgatttacatgtgacaatgttgaTTCGTTTGTGAAGTTTTTGGCATGTTGATGTTTACCTTTTggtcaatatattttttatatgaattttaaagcatcgtgaaatgtatgtgaatgcagataagacaaaacatcacgtgggtaatctgaagagggaagaaatacaaaaggcaattTAAACCGAGGCTTaatctatctatacaatataatcaAAAGGCTACTTAAAATATTTAATTTTAGTTCACATGGCATTTTTATAGAGGTCaatactaattcatctatattaattacttaattatttatttttatacaatattataaaaaggcaaaactatgtattaaaaagttaattatctCCAAAATTATCACTTGCTTATAAGtaccaaattttttttaaaaaaacagtAGTTGCAATCActaaaaaactaatataaactctttattttcctctcataaatttggttattaatctacctatttatttaactttaattccataagataattaaaaagcaagcgatactatctaccattattattctgcatgtcatattttaatttcggaAGAGAATTTCTAAACCATTAACATGCAAAGTAGATTgtgtaaaaaaataataataacaataataataataataaagcaaacctttcaattccatttctccttacaccatatttatgtctatattagagTTCATAATACTGAGAAAAACtataactctataatctaaataaaaaatctataatctataaatctaattaaaaggcaagccaaactatctaccataatctatatgtcatatttaattacatacgataatatcttaaaccactcttgtataaagtagattttgtaaaaaaaaaaaaaaaaaaaatattggtaatcaagcaaaccttatacattccatttctccttactccttatttatgtttatattaaatttcataataatgaaaaaaatgatgctcaaaactcaaaagtcatgaaccttgattcatatttatatttatattaaatttaataataatgaaaaaatgatgctcaaaagtcataaacgcatccttaattgtttatatatttttgttggaaggcaaaatttataaaccaaaattCTTCTAATCCCTATTGTTAGTAGAACTAAATGTGTCACTAATCTTCCTATGATTCTATTCCAAttaaggtaaatgtattaaggttttagattattaactaatttatttctttttaagTGCAAGTTCCATTGGTATAAAGTTTTGATCACATTTTTCAACTTCATCGTatgtatttgttttgttctcatttagggtctACCAAAATTTGTGGTGTTGACCTATTCAAAGGTTAACATACTCATCTCTAAGACTTCATTCCTATTCCCTCTTTCTTTCTCTATTTAAGAGAAGTttaagttaataacgataatattgtataaaacaaATTCCATTGTTTTGTTGGTTAATTCTTGCTAATTCTTGAGTTACTTTTTTTATAAGGACGATTCATTGGAAAAAGAAGATTATATGGAGAAATAAAATATTAGGATTGCTTAAAGAACTATATATAaaaacctatatatatatatatatatatatatatatatatatatatatatatatatatatatatattaaaaactaagtgtaagattgacgacatcaacgtgaatgagtaatagttttttagttttttttcaactgtattttttattttggtatttgttgatttttttcatcattttacctttgaaaaaatagcactctttaatttatcgactttgatATTTATGTTAACATGTCAATGCCCATATTTTTAGTACACGATCTATCATGAATTATTCATGAGGtaatcttactatgtgatttgatattttataaagtctcaattactagaaacactaaaaatatcacactaaaaacaaaatatcccgtgaaattcacgggccataaaactagtttctaatataaaaagttaaacaaataaatacgataaatataaataaaatagataaataaataaatgaccgGCACGAAAAGAGTATAAAATTTGAAAAACTCGAATCCGACTAATACCCAaatatttttgttaaaaattgACTTATCCATTCAGCGAAGTTTTTGTATATGGAAGTCAAATTCTAAACATATGTGGATCACATATTGAGACAACTCTAAAATATTGCTTGTCATTTAAATCTAGACTTGATAACTCGGGTCAAATTATTTTGGATTTGGGTGATTTCAAGTAGGGTCAATCACGGATCCAACAAAGTGCAAGTCGGATTCATCCAGATTTCGGATCAATTTTATCTGGTCTATTAATACTAACGGAAAACAATTCACCAATTTCTTGTCATTGTACTCCAATCCATACAAAATACAAGGCCGTTTCAACACAATAGAGAGAACAGTTGAATTTTACAAAGATCATGAATTTCGTCTCCTAATAAGTATTAACTACTCTGATTTCAAATATCTCGCTAGTATTCTTCGATGATGAGTTGAATTCGGACAATTCACCATTGTTTGAGTCTCGACCATTTATGTTTGAATCATCTTGAAGGTGAGCAAAAGGATTTGGTGGCGGATCAACCTCGCCTCCTCCTTCCAACATTTTAACAACAGAGCTCATCATAGGCCTTGCATTAGGCAAGTATTGTACACACCAAAGTGCCACTTTCACCATTCTCTCCGCCTTTTCCCTATCCTCGGGTTCATCTATCCCAAGAGCCAATAACATTTGCGTCAACTCGCCTTTGGTGAATTTGTCATAGGCCCATCTCGGAACCCATTCCCCACTCTGGCCACTAAGGTTGGAGTCATGGTTTCTTCGTCTCCCTACAATTTCAAATAAAACCATTCCAAAGCTATAGACATCGCATTTATATGTCACGGGATAAGGAGTCCACAGCTCTGGAGCTGCGTACCCTGGAGTTCCTCTACATCCCGACATTACCACATTAGAACTATCTCTATTCAGTAGCCGTGCTAACCCAAAATCGGCCACCTTTGGGTTTAAATGCTTGTCTAGTAACACATTTTCAGGTTTGATGTCGTAATGTATAATTCTTTGATGACACTCCTCGTGCAAATACGCGATTCCTCTTGCAATTCCGATTGCAATGCCATGTAACTTTTCCAATCCAATTGTTGCGCTTTGGTGACCAAATATTAGCTTGTCAAGACCACCATTCTCCATGTACTCAAAAACAAGAGCTTTCATTGTCGGTTCAAAGCAATACCCGTAAAGCCTAACTAAGTTAATATGGTATGTTCTGCCGATGGTGCTCATTTCCGCCATGAATTGCTCTTCCATTTTCTTAGTTGTATTATCCTTGAGTACTTTTACTGCTATCTGCATTCTGTTTGGAAACTCTCCTCTATACACTATTCCGAATCCTCCTGATCCAAGTTTCTATTTAAGAAATTCACATCGTAAGTAATTAACAAATTTACCTAAAAAATAAAATTTCCCTCGATAAAAATAATCTTGTTCCGTCACTAACGCTAAGCATAGACAACACATTAATTAACTAACTggaagtagac from Silene latifolia isolate original U9 population chromosome 10, ASM4854445v1, whole genome shotgun sequence encodes:
- the LOC141606808 gene encoding rust resistance kinase Lr10-like; this encodes MNSSLGTNLGPVNADSSQFDVTSDYSAPDPTKAANSFSSAVTISAVLGGIATIAIVIAIIYCLKKTGDSMNKNPQLELTVGAGGNKRHSDRHFDDDDLQIGATMERFLSDMAREKLTRFSSEELAYSTRNFSQKLGSGGFGIVYRGEFPNRMQIAVKVLKDNTTKKMEEQFMAEMSTIGRTYHINLVRLYGYCFEPTMKALVFEYMENGGLDKLIFGHQSATIGLEKLHGIAIGIARGIAYLHEECHQRIIHYDIKPENVLLDKHLNPKVADFGLARLLNRDSSNVVMSGCRGTPGYAAPELWTPYPVTYKCDVYSFGMVLFEIVGRRRNHDSNLSGQSGEWVPRWAYDKFTKGELTQMLLALGIDEPEDREKAERMVKVALWCVQYLPNARPMMSSVVKMLEGGGEVDPPPNPFAHLQDDSNINGRDSNNGELSEFNSSSKNTSEIFEIRVVNTY